A portion of the Carya illinoinensis cultivar Pawnee chromosome 11, C.illinoinensisPawnee_v1, whole genome shotgun sequence genome contains these proteins:
- the LOC122280623 gene encoding uncharacterized protein LOC122280623 translates to MSSSATEAEAPDLVCQMDNVQGIVDALTTVRWKRHQDAVLELSEHGVVLIVEETGCLQAKVYLQRELFIRYEYGAQGRPRFGVSLGLLVDCLNTFSVPGRSSMIEMRYPGPDMQLLLKSVDSLDACIYAEIRTRIPDTISWDYNFEPAGSTPLSFTVKSAALKEAIDDLEWPGSSIQIMLQPVPPSVTFRGEGHGDLQIDFMYYANTDLLIAFSCDRQVSYRYKYKFLRATTSNIPSSVIKDNRGSKLTIGRGGMLKVQHLVSVSRQSIPHPHIDSAGYQQPSRIAYIEFFVKPEEDEDTVND, encoded by the exons ATGAGCTCGTCGGCGACAGAGGCGGAAGCCCCTGATCTGGTGTGCCAGATGGACAACGTCCAGGGCATAGTCGATGCCCTTACCACCGTCCGATGGAAACGCCACCAG GACGCAGTCTTGGAACTTTCTGAACACGGCGTCGTTTTGATCGTGGAGGAAACCGGCTGTCTTCAAGCCAAAGTCTATCTGCAGCGAGAG CTTTTCATTCGATATGAGTATGGTGCACAAGGACGGCCTAGGTTTGGAGTGAGCTTGGGCCTCTTGGTGGATTGCTTGAACACATTTTCAGTGCCCGGGCGCTCAAGCATGATTGAAATGCGATATCCAGGACCAGATATGCAGCTCCTCCTCAA GTCCGTTGATTCCCTGGATGCATGCATTTATGCAGAGATCAGGACCAGAATCCCAGACACAATATCATGGGACTACAATTTTGAACCTGCTGGAAGCACCCCGCTCAGTTTTACTGTTAAG TCTGCAGCATTGAAGGAAGCTATTGATGATCTCGAATGGCCTGGATCAAGTATCCAGATCATGCTACAACCAGTTCCTCCTTCTGTTACCTTCAGAGGTGAAGGCCATGGGGACTTGCAG ATAGACTTCATGTATTATGCAAATACTGATCTGTTGATTGCATTTAGTTGTGATCGGCAAGTTTCTTACAG GTATAAATACAAGTTCCTTCGAGCAACAACTTCAAATATTCCCAGCAGTGTTATTAAAGATAACAGAGGAAGCAAGTTGACAATTGGGCGAGGTGGGATGCTGAAAGTTCAGCACCTGGTTTCAGTGTCGAGACAATCCATTCCTCATCCACACATTGATTCTGCTGGGTATCAGCAACCCAGCAGAATCGCTTACATTGAGTTCTTTGTGAAACCTGAGGAAGATGAAGACACTGTAAATGATTAA